A part of Helicobacter canis genomic DNA contains:
- a CDS encoding aminotransferase class IV — MYDSHSHLWRKNRCYDVAFCNERGELCEGSRSNIVLQQGGRFYTPPLSSGLLGGVYRQFLLQKGAIEERVLYARDLESASAIYCINSVRGARRVRL; from the coding sequence GTGTATGACTCACACAGCCATTTATGGCGGAAAAATCGCTGCTATGATGTGGCGTTTTGCAATGAAAGGGGCGAGCTATGCGAGGGAAGTAGGAGCAATATCGTGCTGCAACAAGGAGGGCGATTCTACACGCCGCCCCTGAGTAGCGGACTGCTTGGTGGCGTGTATCGGCAATTTTTGCTCCAAAAGGGTGCGATAGAAGAGCGCGTGCTGTATGCCAGAGATTTGGAGAGTGCGAGCGCGATTTATTGTATCAACTCTGTGCGCGGGGCTAGGCGAGTGCGACTATGA